A window from Primulina huaijiensis isolate GDHJ02 chromosome 13, ASM1229523v2, whole genome shotgun sequence encodes these proteins:
- the LOC140991101 gene encoding receptor-like kinase TMK4: protein MPKEKHKFPYKLLFILTSITATIGHVFADDAQVMPNFAKSISPTPQGWTGSNYCKWQGVFCDSSGKVSSINLSSKSLSGMIPSDLNKLSSLKSLSLQRNLFSGPLPPLSNLDSIQEVNLDDNNFDSIPQGFLSGLTSLQTFSVNNNSNLPPWRIPDTLEDSTTLVSFQASKANLVGEIPDIFTSLPNLQSLRLSYNNMSGSLPSSFAKSGMQNLWLNNQMMGFFGKIDVLGTMTQLAEVWLHVNKFSGPIPDLSACTELSDLQLRDNLLTGVIPDSLTKLPKLQEVSLQNNKFQGPVPSFPRGVQANIGTTNSFCSPTPGPCDPQVTILLEVAGAFGYPMTLAESWLGNDPCQNWKFVSCDAKGTVVIINFAKQNLTGTISPAFSELTELKTLLLNDNNLDGTIPVSLTSLKQLRSLDVSNNNLSGQIPSFSSSVTIKASGNIYIGKDLPSNSQGGTSSSNNGENIDSSSATNGVKSSTSTVSPWMIIVPIIFLVIVISALGFVIYRRYSKMQTNRYKWVDKRSETGTNIKQMNYKFDKEKEKERSFCNSTSGTLIRNNGEKNDYQIYDGGNIIIPIDILREVTDNFGKDNIIGKGGFGIVYKGQLHDGTRIAVKRMESSLINDKGISEFKAEIEVLTKVRHKNLVSLHGFCDNGNERLLVYEYMPQGCLGQHLFEWKELKSPPLTLNQRVTIALDVARGVEYLHSLAKQSFIHRDLKPSNVLLGDDMRAKVSDFGLVKSTPDGKYSLDTRLAGTFGYLAPEYAATGRVTTKVDVFAFGVVLMEMITGRKALDDSLPEDESQLVTWFRRLLPDKGAIKNALDPILQSTIDEEDQESIWKVAELAGHCTARESYQRPDMSHAVNVLSPLVEQWQPVPDERENFGIDFEMSLPQVLQQWKDNETLSSDFYNGNTREYSSSSNSTGRMVKNSEFSSSFDGTAGGR from the exons ATGCCTAAAGAGAAACACAAATTCCcgtataaattattatttatcttaacaTCAATCACCGCCACCATCGGCCACGTCTTCGCCGATGATGCACAAGTAATGCCCAATTTCGCCAAATCAATCAGCCCAACCCCGCAAGGTTGGACGGGTTCCAACTACTGCAAATGGCAGGGTGTCTTTTGCGATTCATCAGGGAAGGTTAGCTCAATCAATTTGTCATCAAAATCACTTTCTGGGATGATCCCATCAGATTTAAACAAGCTTTCTAGCCTCAAATCCCTCAGCTTGCAAAGAAACCTGTTCTCCGGCCCCTTGCCACCTTTATCCAACCTCGATTCCATTCAAGAAGTCAATCTTGACGACAATAATTTTGATTCCATCCCTCAAGGATTCTTGTCAGGATTAACAAGTTTGCAGACTTTTAGCGTCAATAACAATTCAAATCTTCCTCCCTGGAGAATACCTGATACTCTCGAAGATTCCACCACTCTTGTCAGTTTCCAAGCAAGCAAAGCTAATCTTGTGGGAGAAATCCCAGACATTTTCACATCCCTGCCGAATTTACAGAGCCTCAGGCTCTCGTATAACAACATGTCGGGATCTCTTCCCTCTTCATTTGCGAAATCAGGGATGCAAAATCTGTGGCTTAATAATCAGATGATGGGATTTTTCGGAAAAATTGATGTTCTTGGAACAATGACACAACTGGCTGAGGTTTGGCTTCATGTCAATAAATTTTCAGGCCCGATACCTGATCTTTCCGCCTGTACAGAACTGTCTGATCTCCAGCTCCGCGATAATCTTCTAACTGGTGTGATTCCTGATTCGTTAACAAAGCTTCCAAAGCTCCAAGAAGTTAGTTTGCAGAACAACAAATTCCAAGGGCCAGTTCCTAGTTTTCCGCGAGGTGTTCAGGCTAATATTGGAACTACAAACAGTTTTTGTAGCCCAACACCAGGCCCTTGTGATCCTCAGGTTACTATATTACTTGAAGTTGCAGGTGCATTCGGCTATCCTATGACACTTGCAGAATCATGGCTTGGAAATGATCCATGTCAGAATTGGAAGTTCGTTTCATGTGATGCTAAAGGAACTGTTGTTATAATCAATTTTGCGAAGCAGAATTTGACAGGAACCATATCACCGGCCTTCTCCGAATTAACTGAGTTGAAAACTTTACTTTTAAATGATAATAATCTTGATGGAACCATACCCGTGAGCTTGACGAGTTTAAAGCAGCTCCGGAGTCTTGATGTCTCAAACAACAATCTCTCTGGGCAAATACCGTCATTCTCTTCATCTGTGACCATAAAAGCATCCGGTAACATATATATTGGGAAAGATTTACCGAGTAACTCTCAGGGTGGAACTTCATCATCCAACAATGGAGAAAATATTGATTCCTCTAGTGCAACTAATGGGGTAAAATCTTCTACATCTACTGTATCTCCATGGATGATCATTGTTCCTATCATTTTCCTTGTGATTGTAATTTCTGCTCTGGGTTTTGTGATATATAGACGTTACTCAAAAATGCAAACCAACAGATACAAATGGGTTGATAAAAGGAGTGAAACTGGGACAAACATAAAACAGATGAACTACAAATTCGataaggaaaaggaaaaagagagAAGTTTTTGTAACAGTACAAGTGGAACGCTCATCCGTAACAACGGTGAGAAGAATGATTATCAAATATATGATGGTGGAAATATCATCATCCCGATCGACATTCTTCGCGAAGTGACTGATAATTTCGGAAAAGACAACATAATAGGAAAGGGAGGATTCGGCATTGTTTATAAAGGACAACTCCATGATGGCACAAGAATAGCAGTGAAGAGAATGGAGTCCTCTCTGATAAACGATAAAGGTATAAGCGAGTTTAAGGCTGAAATTGAGGTCCTCACAAAGGTTAGACACAAGAATTTAGTTTCGCttcatggattttgtgacaatGGCAATGAGAGGCTTCTCGTTTACGAGTACATGCCTCAAGGGTGTTTGGGGCAACACTTGTTCGAATGGAAAGAACTTAAAAGCCCTCCACTTACCTTGAATCAGAGGGTAACTATTGCATTGGATGTAGCTAGAGGGGTTGAGTACTTGCATAGCTTAGCCAAACAGAGCTTTATTCATAGAGACTTGAAGCCATCAAACGTTCTTCTTGGGGACGACATGAGGGCCAAGGTTTCTGATTTTGGATTGGTGAAATCCACCCCTGATGGTAAATATTCACTCGACACTCGTTTAGCGGGAACTTTTGGCTATCTTGCTCCTGAATATGCTG CCACTGGTAGAGTGACCACAAAAGTCGATGTATTTGCCTTCGGAGTGGTGCTGATGGAAATGATCACCGGCAGGAAAGCTTTAGACGACTCACTGCCCGAGGACGAAAGCCAACTCGTGACATGGTTCAGGCGCCTCCTCCCCGACAAAGGTGCCATAAAAAATGCTCTCGATCCAATCCTCCAATCAACCATCGAtgaagaagatcaagaaagCATCTGGAAGGTGGCGGAGCTCGCTGGACACTGCACGGCTCGAGAGTCATACCAACGGCCCGACATGAGTCACGCGGTGAACGTGCTCTCGCCTTTGGTGGAGCAATGGCAGCCTGTTCCGGACGAGAGGGAAAATTTCGGGATCGACTTCGAAATGAGCCTCCCACAAGTGTTGCAGCAGTGGAAAGATAATGAAACCTTGTCTTCTGATTTTTACAATGGGAATACCCGTGAATATAGCTCCAGTTCCAACAGCACCGGGAGAATGGTGAAGAATTCCGAATTTTCGAGCTCCTTCGACGGGACTGCTGGTGGGAGATGA